From a single Methanofastidiosum sp. genomic region:
- a CDS encoding DUF3795 domain-containing protein: MKSEPITSKLIAPCGMNCGICMAYLRDKNHCPGCNGPDDKKPSNSCVKCIIKNCETIKKARFCFKCEKYPCTRLRNLDKRYRKKYGMSMLENLENIKNLGIRQFVKNERERWRCPECGGIINVHRWNCFDCGAERK; the protein is encoded by the coding sequence ATGAAATCAGAGCCGATCACTTCTAAACTCATTGCCCCATGTGGGATGAACTGTGGAATCTGCATGGCTTACCTTCGAGATAAAAATCATTGTCCGGGGTGCAATGGTCCTGACGATAAAAAGCCATCTAATTCCTGTGTCAAATGTATTATTAAAAACTGTGAAACTATAAAAAAAGCTAGATTCTGCTTTAAATGCGAAAAATACCCCTGTACAAGACTTAGGAACTTAGATAAAAGATACAGGAAAAAGTATGGGATGAGCATGCTCGAAAATCTTGAGAATATTAAAAATCTTGGAATAAGGCAGTTTGTTAAAAATGAAAGAGAAAGGTGGAGATGCCCTGAGTGTGGAGGCATTATTAATGTCCACAGGTGGAACTGTTTTGACTGCGGGGCCGAGAGAAAATAG